Part of the Rhizobium tropici CIAT 899 genome, AGCCATGCGGGACAAGACACGAAATGTCATTCGTCGGGCAGAGGAGCGTTACGGCGTCTCGAACATCATGGACCCGCAGGCGTTCTTCCGCTTTTCCATCGCCAATCTTAGGGCCAAAGGCGAGGAACCCAATATCGACTTCGTTACCTGCATAGATGTCGTCACCAGGGCACTTGACCGCGGACGTGGTCATTTCTACGTCGCAGTGGACGACAAAGGGGATGTCAGGGCGGCTATATTTTGTGTCTGGGATGCCAGATCCTATTACTACATGTTATCGACCCGCACGGCCGACAGCGGCAACGGCGCAATCCCTTTGTTGATCTGGAGTGCCATCAAAAATGCCGCTTCGATGGGGCTGATCTTCGACTTTGACGGTGTGGCGAATGCCGGTTCCATCCTGCTCTATTCCGGCTTCGGCGGCACCGTTTCTCCGCGCTACATCGTGATGAAGTCGAACACCCTCTACCAGACTTTGCGCAAGATCCGCCGCATCAACCCAAGAGTTTCGAACCATTTTCTCTGAGGACAGGGACAAGCACGCACCGTTCACACTGCGTCGACCGAAAAGCACGGCATCAGATAGCTCGGAACTGCATGATGTCGTCGCGTCAACTCGGCCAGTTCCTGCTGTGAGGCGGCTGCCAGGATGCCGGTACGCACCAGCACGGAGGCCAGACCCATATCGCCCGCACCCTTGATGTCGTGTTCGATACTGTCCCCGATGCAGACGATCCTGCCGGCTTCCGCATTCGTCCACCGGGATATAGCCAGCATGTAAATCTCGCGATACGGCTTGCCGATCCAGTGCACCTTACCGCCAAGCTCCTCGTAGATTCTGGCGATCGCGCCGGCGCCGGGCACGGTCCTTCCGCCGGCAAGCTTATGAATATCGGGATTGGTGCAGAAACAGGGCGTGCGGCGCGTTGCCGCCGGCGCCAGTTGCCGACGATAGTCGTCGAGCTCAATCTTTTCCGTCTCGCTGCCGGAAATGATAATGAGATCGGCTTCATTCGACCGCGACACGTTGGTAAGCCCGAGACGATCAGCAAGGTCATGATCGCCGCCACCGGAAATCGTGAAAGCCTTCATGCCCTGTCCAATTTCAGGCGAGGCAGATAGAATCTCGAAGGCGACGTCGCCCGAGGTCACGAAATGCTCGAAAAGCGAACGCTCGAAGCCAAGACGGACGAAGCGTTCTGTATTGTATTCGCCGCTTCTGCCTGAATTTGAAAGCACGATGACGTGTTTGCCATGCTCCTTCAGCACGCGCAGCGCCGCAGTTGCCCCATCATAGGCGCCTTCATCATCGCGCAGCACCCCGAATTGATCGATCAGGAAGTAGTCGTAATTGTCGATCAGTGCTGCAAGAGTGGTATATGGCGCAATTGTCACCGCTGTCTATCCTGCCATTGAAGAATGAGGGAGGCAGTGCCGACGGCTGCCTCCGTCGAGTTCGACGCTGCGAAGGGCACGGCGAGAACCGCCTGCCGCATCCGGGTCCATACTGGGTTTTTCGCGCCGCCGCCGACGGTTCTGACCGATCGCAGCCGTGCGGCGCCAAGCTCAGTCAGTCGTTCATAGCCGAGGCGCTCGATCTCGGTAATACCTTCAAGCACGGCCTGAAAGAATATCGCCTCGTCGGCAGGGCGCGGCTCCAGCCCGGGCGCATAATTCGGGTCGCTGATCGGAAAGCGTTCGCCGGCCTTCGGCAGCGGATAGAAATCGAGCCCTGTCGGCTGATCGGGGTCAATGCGCTTTGTCAATTCCTCGAGCCTGTTATCACCAAACAGCGATCGAATGACGCCGCCGCCGCTGTTGGAGGCGCCGCCGGGCAGCCAGAAATCCAGCACCCGGTGCGAATAGATGCCATATTGCGGCGCATTGATCGGCAGCTCCGACGCGAGCTTGAGAACGAGTGTGGAGCCGAGCGCGGTGACGCCATCGCCGATCTGCGAGGCCCCGGTTGCGAGAAAGGAAGCACAGCCGTCAGTCGTTCCCGCGTGAAAGCGGCAGGTCTTGTCGACGCCAAGATTGCGGATAAAGCCTGTCGTCACCGACAAAGGCGCCCCAGCTCGCTGAACGATCGGCAGCAGCCGGCGGTCCAGTCCGGCCCATTCGATCCAGTCCGGCCATTCTTCGGCGACAAGATCGTATCCGGTTTTGAGCGCGTTGTTCTCATCGCTCGCACAGCCATCATGACCGAGCTTCATCAGAATCCAATCAGCCTGATGAACCACTCGCGAGACCTGAGGCTGGCGCGAGAGATGGATCGCCCTTGCGAGTGCTGAACTGGAACCGCGGGCGGGACTGTCGGCTGGCGCGTGACGGGAGATGCTCTCGACGATCGATGGATCCGGGCAGGCGTCGTTGTACATCAAGGGTGCACCGACCGGCTCGCCCGCGCTGTCGATCGCAAGAACCGTTCCGGACGTTCCATCGACACCGATCGCGCGGACGCAGGAGAGACTTGCTTTTGCAGCAAGTTCCGTCAAAGCGGCCGATGTCCGAGCCCACCAGCTCGACGGCGATCGGCCTTCATCCGCGTTTAAGAAAGGTGCGCTCACCATCTCAACCAGATCGCCATTGTCAGCAAGAGCGGCGGCGCGAACGCCAGACGTTCCGATATCGATGCCGATGATGGTCGCAACGGCAGAGGTTTGCCTGGATGTCACGACTTTGCCGCTCCACGATCGAGCGCCTGACGATATTGCTCGGCCTCCCAATTGGTGAGTTCGTACTCGTCTGCTTGCGAGAGGTAAACGACGTCGGCGCCATCAGGGATGCGGGATACGACCTCCGCCAGGCAGCGAACCATCACCTGGCCACCAGGTGTCAGCGCATTCGATACCAGAACGCCGGAACCGGGAACGATAATCATCTTGGGCGCACCGCCCTCAGTGCCGTCAAAGCTTTCGAGATAGGCCTGTAGCAATTGACCGGCCTCCAGCAGCCCGATCTTCGTGCCGAGGAAGATCACATGGTCCGGATACATCGACCCGCCCGTGGCAATCCTGATGTTTTCAGGCGAGAGCGCCAGCTGATGGCTAGCTTCATCGGAGGCCGGCGCATAGCTGCTTCCCTCTGCGATGTGCTGCAATGCCTTGATATCCGGCTGGGAAACCTGCCTGACCGGCACCTCCAGCGCCGCGGTCACCTGTTCGATCCGGCCTGACACCTCCTCGACAGTTTCGCCGGTGACGATGATACCGTGGTTATAGAGGATGAGCACGTCAGGCTTGTCGGCAGCAACATGATCGACCTCCCGCGCCAGCGGCGTTCCGGGACGCCGATAAGGCGTCGTTGCCCATTTCATTCCGGCTGCGTCGAGCTTCGTCTTCAGGATCTCGTCACGTTGCGCCAGCACCGAAAGCGCAATCGCGTTGACACAGTGGTAATGGGCAACGACCCGATTTGTCAGAGCCGCATGAAAACTCGTTTCGATGGAAGGCCGCAAGCCACTCGTATTCAAGGCGCCGACGATAAAATCGGTCGCCTTCTCGGCACGCGGATCCCCCTGCCGCAGCGCCTCGACCAGTGGCGTGACGCGCACGGGAACCATGATGTCACGATCTCCGGCCTGGGCAAGCCAGGTACCCGAGGCCTTCACCCACATCATGTCGCCATCCTTCAGCGACGTGTTGCCGCCGGCACCCTGTGTCTTGAGAATGTCGGCGCCGATCTCTTTTGACAGAGCCAAAAACCGGTCGAACTCGCCATCGGAGCCGCGTGGTGCCACCGTCAAGATCATCCTCCATCCTCATGATGCCCCTCACCCAACGGTGAGCGAACTTTATCTTCATGGTATGTATTAGATTGAATATCGTCAACGATGAAGTTTCTGCGTCACACATGCTTGCGAAACGCCAATCATTGTGATTACATTCAATCATCGGCAGGGAGTGGCCGGGAGGAAATTGCGTGAACGACGCCGACCGGCACAAAATCATCACGGACCTGCTTCGCGAGACGCCATTTGCCTCGGTTCGAGACCTTCAAGACCGGCTGGGCGTTTCACCGGCGACCATTAGGCGTGATATCGACAAGCTCCACGAAACCGGTCGAGCCAAGAAGGTCTATGGCGGAATATCGGCTTTCGAAGTCGGCGGACGCCTCGCAGCCCGCCCCTTCGACGAAAACCGCGATATCGCCGTCGAGGCCAAGCGCGCGATCGCCGAAAAGGCTGCATCGCTGGTCCGGGACGGCGATTCCATCATTGTGCATGCCGGGTCGACCTGCTTTGAGCTCGGAATGCGTCTGGCGCGGCGCAACCTGCGCGTCTACACCAACTCCATGCCGCTTGCCGCCTATCTCGGCGAACATGGCAGCTGCCATCTGAGCCTTGCCGGCGGTGAGCTCTACCGTGAACCGGGCATTATCCATGATCCTGCCGCTGGCGCGCCTAATTTTTTCGCCTCGCGCTTTTTCATCGGGACCCAAGGCATTGGTACCCAGGGTCTCTTTGAATCCCATCCGCTGCTCATCAAGGCGATCGGCGAACTCAATACCTGTGCCGACGAGATCGTGCTTCTCGCCGACAGCCGGAAGTTCTCCATTCAGCCGCGCAACCTCGTCCTGCCGCTCTCACGTGTCGGCACGATCGTCACCGACGACGGCCTGTCCGATGCCAATGCCAACATGCTGGAAAATGCCGGCGTGACAATTCTGATTGCCGACGTCGGGGGTGTCGCATGAGCGCGCATCAGCCCATCGCCGTCTTCGACCTCGGCAAGACGAATTCGAAACTGTTTGTCATCGATGGAAACGGTACGGTCCTTGCTGAACGGCGTACGAAACCGATCTGGCTGGACGATGGCGATCTTCGTGTTCTCGACGACGGCACGCTGTTTGCCTGGATGGAAAGCGAGCTTGCCCGCGCCGTCGAGACACATGGGATCCGCCACGTCACCTTTTCCGCCCACGGATGCACTTTTGCTTTGATCGGCGACAATGCGCTGCGCCATCCGATCCTCGATTACGAGCAGGAGCCGCCGGCGGACATTGCCGCGCGGATCGACCTGTTCATCCCGAGCTTTGCGGAGACCTTTTCCCCCCGCCTGCCGCTCGGCTTCAATTATGGACGGCATGTGCTCTGGCTTGCCGATCGTGATCCGGAAATGCTGGAAGAGACCGACGCCATCCTGGCCTATCCGCAGTTCTGGTCCTGGCGTTTCTCGAGCAAGGCGGTATCCGAAGTCTCCTATCTCGGCTGCCATTCGCACCTCTGGGCACCCCTTGCCGATGATTTCAGCAGCTTGGTGGACGCCAAGGGCTGGCGGGCGAAGATGCCGAGCTTCGCAGTGGCCGGCTCGCATCTCGGCATCTATCCGGTGACGCTCGGCAGCGGCGAACACGTCGATGTTGCCGTACATAACGGCGTGCACGACAGCAATTCCTCGCTCTTCTACTATCGCTCCCTCGGCTTCGAGGATTTCACGCTGATCTCCACCGGCACCTGGGTGATTATCTTCAATCAGGCCTGCCCGCTCGAAGCGCTGGATCAGCGCCGCGACATGCTTGCCAACGTCACGGTCGATCATGCACCGGCGGCGACCATCCGCTTCATGGGCGGCCGGGAATATGATGTCGCGAGCGATGGCTGGACGAAGCCGATTTCGGTTGCCGCAATCGAAGCCGTCATCTTCAAAGGCAGCTTCGCCCTCCCCTCCTTTGCCCCCGGTGGTCCCTTCCGGCATTCCGAAGGCCGCTTTGCCGGCCCTGCGGTCTCGGGCGAAGAACGGGCTGCGGTTGCGCTGCTCTACGTGACGTTGATGACGGATCTGTCACTCGATCTGATCCACTCGGAAAACGCCATCGTCATCGATGGCGGCCTTGTCAAAGCGGAGCTCTATGCACCGATGCTGGCGGCACTGCGCAACCAAACGGTTTTCACCAGTTCCAATCCGGAGGGCAGCGCCTTCGGGGCTGCCGCCCTCGTGTTGCGCCAGGCCGGCCTGCAACCGTTCCTCAACGAGACCGAAGAGGTTCGCCCCGCCCTCATCAACGGCCTCGACGCCTACAGGCGGGAATGGCGACGCCGTGTTGAGGCGATGCATTCACAAGCGCCGGACGGGGCGGTGTCGAAGGAGATGATGCGATGAGCCCAGCTGCGGCAAGCGATCAGGTCGCCACCCCCGTTCTCGAAATGCAGAACATCAGCAAGACCTTCGGCAATGCGCGGGCGCTGACCAATGTGTCGTTGACCGTCTATCCGGGCGAGGTGCACGCACTGATGGGCGAGAATGGCGCCGGCAAGTCGACGCTGATGAAGGTTCTCTCCGGCGCCTATGTGGCTGATCCCGGCGGCAGCGTCCTTGTCATCGGTCGCCCTGTCATCGCCGGCGACCCGATCAAGGCAAGAGCCAATGGCATTGCCGTCATTTACCAGGAACTGTCGCTCGCACCCAACCTAACGGTCGCCCAGAACATGTTCCTGGGCGCCGAGCCGTCGCTTATCGGTTTCGTCGATCGCGGCGATATCAGAAAGCGCGCCGAGCCGATCCTGAAACGTCTCGGCATCGCCTTTTCGCCGAACCAACTGGTTGCCAGCCTGTCGCTAGGCGAACGGCAGATGGTGGAAATCGCCCGGGCGCTGACGACGAATGCGCGCATCATCGTCATGGATGAGCCGACGACCTCGCTGACAAGCCGCGAAACCGAAAAGCTCTTCGAGGTCATTGCCGGCCTGAAGGCTCATGGCATTGCGATCATCTATATCAGCCATCGCATGGAAGAGATCTACGCACTGGCCGACCGCGTGAGCGTGTTGCGCGACAGTGCCTATGTCGGCACGCTGGAGCGCAGCGAGCTTTCGGCCGAACGCCTGGTGTCCATGATGGTCGGTCGCGACCTTTCCTCCTTCTACAAGAAGGAACACCGCGCCGGCGGCAGGGATCGCCAGGTAGTGCTCTCGGTCAACAACATCGGTGACGGACGCCGCGTGCATGACTGCTCCTTCGAGGCCTGCGCCGGCGAAGTGCTTGGCATAGCGGGTCTTGTCGGCTCCGGACGCACGGAACTTGCGCGGCTTATCTATGGCGCGGACCACAGGAGTTCCGGAAGCGTTTCACTCGATGACCGCGACCTCTCCTTGAAGGGGCCGCGGGCCGCGCTTGATGCCGGGATTGCCTATCTCACCGAAGACCGCAAGGGCCTCGGCCTGTTTCTGGATATGTCGATCAACGAAAACATCAACATTGGCGTGATTTCCGAGGATTCGCGATCTGGCGGCTTTCTCGATTTCGGCAAGGGAAAGAAGCGTGCCGACAGCGCCGTCTCGTCGTTGTCGATCCGCACCAGGAGCACGGCGATCAATGTCGGTGCGCTCTCGGGCGGCAATCAGCAGAAGGTGCTTCTTGCCCGCCTGCTCGAAACCAAGCCGCGGGTGATCATCCTCGACGAGCCGACACGCGGCGTCGATGTCGGCGCCAAGTCGGAGATCTATCGGATCATAGACGAACTGGCCGAGAGCGGCATCGCGATCGTCGTTATCTCCAGCGATCTGCCCGAAATCATCGGCATTGCCGACCGGGTGCTGGTCATGCGCGAAGGCCGCATTGCCGGCGAGATCGCCGGCTCGGAAGAACGGCCGATCAGCCAGGAGGCCATCATGGCTCTGTCGACCGGCGCCGCCAAGCGAGGCGCATAAGAGCGCGACAAGAAAGAGAACGGGAAATAAGGGCAATGCAGAGCGAACAGACAGCAACAGACAAGATGAAGCTGCGGTCCACACTGACCGCCCTCGGCATGCTTCCGGTCCTCATTCTTCTGGCGATCGGCTTTCATCTTATCAGCGGCCGCTTTCTCAGCGTCAACAACCTGTCGATCGTCATGCAGCAGGCATCCATCAACACGGTGCTGGCGGCCGGGATGACCTTCGTGATCCTGACTGGTGGCATCGACCTTTCCGTCGGCTCTATCCTTGCCGCATCGGCCATGATCGGCGTCATCGTCTCCCTCGTTCCGGATATCGGCATGCTCGGCATACCCGCGGCAATCGCCGTCGGTCTTGCCTGCGGCGTCATCAACGGCACAATCATCGCCTTCCTGAAGCTGCCCCCGTTTATCGTCACCCTCGGCTCGCTCACCGCCATGCGCGGGATCGCCCGCCTGCTCGGCAATGACACGACGGTCTTCAACCCCGACCTGCCGTTCGACTTCATCGGCAACGGCAACTTCCTCGGCGTGCCTTGGCTTGCCATCATCGCGCTGCTGACGATCCTGATTTCCTGGGTGATCCTGAAGCGCACGGTTCTTGGCACCTGGATCTATGCAGTCGGCGGCAATATGGAAGCAGCGCGCCTGACCGGCATCAAGGTGCCCCTGGTGCTGCTCTTCGTCTATTCGATGTCAGGCCTGCTTTCCGGCTTGGGCGGCGTGATGTCGGCAGCCCGCCTTTATGCGGCCAATGGCCTGCAGCTC contains:
- a CDS encoding sugar ABC transporter ATP-binding protein; this encodes MSPAAASDQVATPVLEMQNISKTFGNARALTNVSLTVYPGEVHALMGENGAGKSTLMKVLSGAYVADPGGSVLVIGRPVIAGDPIKARANGIAVIYQELSLAPNLTVAQNMFLGAEPSLIGFVDRGDIRKRAEPILKRLGIAFSPNQLVASLSLGERQMVEIARALTTNARIIVMDEPTTSLTSRETEKLFEVIAGLKAHGIAIIYISHRMEEIYALADRVSVLRDSAYVGTLERSELSAERLVSMMVGRDLSSFYKKEHRAGGRDRQVVLSVNNIGDGRRVHDCSFEACAGEVLGIAGLVGSGRTELARLIYGADHRSSGSVSLDDRDLSLKGPRAALDAGIAYLTEDRKGLGLFLDMSINENINIGVISEDSRSGGFLDFGKGKKRADSAVSSLSIRTRSTAINVGALSGGNQQKVLLARLLETKPRVIILDEPTRGVDVGAKSEIYRIIDELAESGIAIVVISSDLPEIIGIADRVLVMREGRIAGEIAGSEERPISQEAIMALSTGAAKRGA
- a CDS encoding FGGY-family carbohydrate kinase, yielding MSAHQPIAVFDLGKTNSKLFVIDGNGTVLAERRTKPIWLDDGDLRVLDDGTLFAWMESELARAVETHGIRHVTFSAHGCTFALIGDNALRHPILDYEQEPPADIAARIDLFIPSFAETFSPRLPLGFNYGRHVLWLADRDPEMLEETDAILAYPQFWSWRFSSKAVSEVSYLGCHSHLWAPLADDFSSLVDAKGWRAKMPSFAVAGSHLGIYPVTLGSGEHVDVAVHNGVHDSNSSLFYYRSLGFEDFTLISTGTWVIIFNQACPLEALDQRRDMLANVTVDHAPAATIRFMGGREYDVASDGWTKPISVAAIEAVIFKGSFALPSFAPGGPFRHSEGRFAGPAVSGEERAAVALLYVTLMTDLSLDLIHSENAIVIDGGLVKAELYAPMLAALRNQTVFTSSNPEGSAFGAAALVLRQAGLQPFLNETEEVRPALINGLDAYRREWRRRVEAMHSQAPDGAVSKEMMR
- a CDS encoding DeoR/GlpR family DNA-binding transcription regulator codes for the protein MNDADRHKIITDLLRETPFASVRDLQDRLGVSPATIRRDIDKLHETGRAKKVYGGISAFEVGGRLAARPFDENRDIAVEAKRAIAEKAASLVRDGDSIIVHAGSTCFELGMRLARRNLRVYTNSMPLAAYLGEHGSCHLSLAGGELYREPGIIHDPAAGAPNFFASRFFIGTQGIGTQGLFESHPLLIKAIGELNTCADEIVLLADSRKFSIQPRNLVLPLSRVGTIVTDDGLSDANANMLENAGVTILIADVGGVA
- a CDS encoding class II aldolase/adducin family protein, with protein sequence MILTVAPRGSDGEFDRFLALSKEIGADILKTQGAGGNTSLKDGDMMWVKASGTWLAQAGDRDIMVPVRVTPLVEALRQGDPRAEKATDFIVGALNTSGLRPSIETSFHAALTNRVVAHYHCVNAIALSVLAQRDEILKTKLDAAGMKWATTPYRRPGTPLAREVDHVAADKPDVLILYNHGIIVTGETVEEVSGRIEQVTAALEVPVRQVSQPDIKALQHIAEGSSYAPASDEASHQLALSPENIRIATGGSMYPDHVIFLGTKIGLLEAGQLLQAYLESFDGTEGGAPKMIIVPGSGVLVSNALTPGGQVMVRCLAEVVSRIPDGADVVYLSQADEYELTNWEAEQYRQALDRGAAKS
- a CDS encoding GNAT family N-acetyltransferase codes for the protein MLDPLIPTIFHEHWWLDAATKGRAEISEVTEGGRTVGRLPYLKETRLGLHSINMPTLTHFLGPGINDGSGSEPNRFVKRQAITRELIRKLPQFSSFRQKLHHNVRDVLAFQAEDFEVTAQFTFEVGPAPQDVMWKAMRDKTRNVIRRAEERYGVSNIMDPQAFFRFSIANLRAKGEEPNIDFVTCIDVVTRALDRGRGHFYVAVDDKGDVRAAIFCVWDARSYYYMLSTRTADSGNGAIPLLIWSAIKNAASMGLIFDFDGVANAGSILLYSGFGGTVSPRYIVMKSNTLYQTLRKIRRINPRVSNHFL
- a CDS encoding FGGY-family carbohydrate kinase — its product is MTSRQTSAVATIIGIDIGTSGVRAAALADNGDLVEMVSAPFLNADEGRSPSSWWARTSAALTELAAKASLSCVRAIGVDGTSGTVLAIDSAGEPVGAPLMYNDACPDPSIVESISRHAPADSPARGSSSALARAIHLSRQPQVSRVVHQADWILMKLGHDGCASDENNALKTGYDLVAEEWPDWIEWAGLDRRLLPIVQRAGAPLSVTTGFIRNLGVDKTCRFHAGTTDGCASFLATGASQIGDGVTALGSTLVLKLASELPINAPQYGIYSHRVLDFWLPGGASNSGGGVIRSLFGDNRLEELTKRIDPDQPTGLDFYPLPKAGERFPISDPNYAPGLEPRPADEAIFFQAVLEGITEIERLGYERLTELGAARLRSVRTVGGGAKNPVWTRMRQAVLAVPFAASNSTEAAVGTASLILQWQDRQR
- a CDS encoding TIGR01459 family HAD-type hydrolase, with translation MTIAPYTTLAALIDNYDYFLIDQFGVLRDDEGAYDGATAALRVLKEHGKHVIVLSNSGRSGEYNTERFVRLGFERSLFEHFVTSGDVAFEILSASPEIGQGMKAFTISGGGDHDLADRLGLTNVSRSNEADLIIISGSETEKIELDDYRRQLAPAATRRTPCFCTNPDIHKLAGGRTVPGAGAIARIYEELGGKVHWIGKPYREIYMLAISRWTNAEAGRIVCIGDSIEHDIKGAGDMGLASVLVRTGILAAASQQELAELTRRHHAVPSYLMPCFSVDAV
- a CDS encoding ABC transporter permease subunit, whose amino-acid sequence is MQSEQTATDKMKLRSTLTALGMLPVLILLAIGFHLISGRFLSVNNLSIVMQQASINTVLAAGMTFVILTGGIDLSVGSILAASAMIGVIVSLVPDIGMLGIPAAIAVGLACGVINGTIIAFLKLPPFIVTLGSLTAMRGIARLLGNDTTVFNPDLPFDFIGNGNFLGVPWLAIIALLTILISWVILKRTVLGTWIYAVGGNMEAARLTGIKVPLVLLFVYSMSGLLSGLGGVMSAARLYAANGLQLGQAYELDAIAAVILGGTSFVGGVGSIWGTLIGALIIAVLSNGLILVGVSDIWQYIIKGLVIIVAVALDRYRLKGLSRT